The Vulgatibacter sp. genome window below encodes:
- a CDS encoding MarR family winged helix-turn-helix transcriptional regulator: MKLQAPESAVAQDVLDELLGYALRRAQLAVYDDFADALGSVTPQRFAALVIVGANPGLSQTALGETLQIARSGSMLLVDWLEEEGLVERRARPGDRRANCLHLTAAGEEALRSWRDRALEHDRRISCHMSDEERAQLHALLRKLAAR, from the coding sequence GTGAAGCTCCAGGCCCCCGAGAGCGCCGTCGCGCAGGACGTGCTCGACGAGCTGCTGGGCTACGCGCTGCGAAGGGCGCAGCTCGCGGTCTACGACGATTTCGCCGACGCGCTGGGGAGCGTCACGCCGCAGCGCTTCGCGGCGCTGGTGATCGTCGGCGCCAACCCCGGGCTCAGCCAGACCGCGCTGGGCGAGACGCTGCAGATCGCCCGCTCGGGATCGATGCTGCTCGTCGACTGGCTGGAAGAGGAGGGGCTGGTGGAGCGCCGCGCCCGCCCGGGCGATCGCCGCGCCAACTGCCTCCACCTCACCGCCGCGGGAGAGGAGGCGCTCCGCTCCTGGCGGGACCGGGCCCTCGAGCACGACCGCCGGATCTCCTGCCACATGAGCGACGAGGAGCGCGCGCAGCTCCACGCGCTGCTGCGCAAGCTCGCCGCGCGGTAG
- a CDS encoding metallophosphoesterase, whose product MITRVILLSLVFSLVSFLVVRALSPRLLRGWRQVVPYWLFVLGIHGAWLWVRAQGHGQTGDLGAAVQVIASSWTITTLACVFIGGPWALLRPRLEKLREKPVDLERRRFLGGAAVPAAALATGGGGSIAGLGPFTVRHEEIRVAGLPEALDGFRIGQITDVHIGDFVDPDFLHEAVAAMNEARCDLQVMTGDLIDDLAQFEATLDAMEANDAPHGMLCILGNHEIWRGRAEVIAGYQRRAPNGRLKLLVDESVRIDHRGTALQVVGVDYPIGAGRRGKHRLPKEERDAKMATMAERAWAQVPAGDPVLCLTHHPDFFPHAAKRGAALTLAGHTHGGQVAFLGFPLFRFAYDYMLGRYRKGESHLYVSGGTGHWLPWRVGVPTEVTILTLRRAEAGRAAVS is encoded by the coding sequence ATGATCACACGCGTCATCCTCCTCTCGCTCGTCTTCAGCCTCGTCTCCTTCCTCGTCGTCCGCGCGCTCTCGCCCAGGCTGCTGCGCGGCTGGCGGCAGGTTGTCCCCTATTGGCTCTTCGTGCTGGGGATCCACGGCGCGTGGCTCTGGGTGCGTGCGCAGGGGCACGGCCAGACCGGTGATCTGGGCGCAGCCGTGCAGGTGATCGCCAGCTCGTGGACCATCACCACCCTCGCCTGCGTCTTCATCGGCGGGCCCTGGGCCCTCCTCCGCCCGCGCCTCGAGAAGCTGCGGGAGAAGCCGGTGGATCTCGAGCGCCGCCGCTTCCTCGGCGGGGCGGCGGTGCCGGCTGCGGCGCTGGCCACCGGTGGCGGCGGCAGCATCGCGGGGCTCGGGCCCTTCACCGTGCGCCACGAGGAGATCCGTGTCGCCGGCCTGCCCGAGGCGCTCGACGGATTCCGCATTGGCCAGATCACCGACGTGCACATCGGCGACTTCGTCGATCCCGACTTTCTCCACGAGGCGGTGGCGGCGATGAACGAGGCGCGTTGCGATCTGCAGGTGATGACCGGCGATCTCATCGACGATCTCGCGCAATTCGAGGCCACCCTCGACGCCATGGAGGCGAACGACGCGCCCCATGGCATGCTCTGCATCCTCGGCAACCACGAGATCTGGCGGGGCAGGGCGGAGGTGATCGCGGGCTACCAGCGGCGGGCGCCCAATGGCCGGCTGAAGCTGCTCGTCGACGAGAGCGTGCGCATCGATCACCGCGGCACCGCCCTGCAGGTGGTGGGCGTCGACTACCCGATCGGCGCCGGGCGCCGCGGCAAACACCGCCTGCCGAAGGAGGAGCGCGACGCGAAGATGGCCACCATGGCCGAGCGCGCCTGGGCGCAGGTGCCGGCAGGTGATCCGGTGCTCTGCCTCACCCACCACCCCGACTTCTTTCCCCACGCGGCGAAGCGGGGCGCGGCGCTCACCCTGGCCGGCCACACCCACGGCGGCCAGGTCGCCTTCCTCGGCTTCCCGCTCTTCCGCTTCGCCTACGACTACATGCTGGGCCGCTACCGCAAGGGGGAGAGCCACCTCTACGTCTCCGGCGGCACGGGCCACTGGCTCCCCTGGCGCGTCGGCGTGCCCACCGAGGTGACCATCCTCACCCTGCGCCGGGCCGAAGCGGGGCGGGCCGCGGTGAGCTGA
- a CDS encoding DUF3817 domain-containing protein, which translates to MLRTPIARLRLVGLLEGVSFLVLLGIAMPLKYLAGMPEAVKVVGWAHGALFVLYVAAAMQATLAHRWSVGRLLALLAASVLPFGPFVIDRRLAREADTGIAPQA; encoded by the coding sequence ATGCTCCGCACGCCCATCGCCCGTCTCCGCCTCGTCGGCCTCCTCGAAGGCGTCTCCTTCCTCGTCCTCCTCGGCATCGCCATGCCGCTCAAATACCTGGCCGGCATGCCGGAGGCGGTGAAGGTGGTGGGCTGGGCCCACGGCGCGCTCTTCGTGCTCTACGTCGCCGCGGCGATGCAGGCGACGCTGGCCCACCGCTGGAGCGTCGGCCGCCTGCTCGCCCTGCTCGCTGCCTCGGTGCTCCCCTTCGGCCCCTTCGTCATCGACCGCCGCCTCGCCCGGGAGGCAGACACCGGCATCGCCCCGCAGGCCTGA
- a CDS encoding NUDIX domain-containing protein, whose protein sequence is MAAGFRVVHVLLRDRFGRLLLQQIAAEHDRHALQWGSSVAGYVQAGESYESAARRKVAEELGIAELPLRHLGTTSMRDGAATKFIGVFLGAIDEGSLHPNPSDFAAVDLVPLSDLQRELACGSRQFTPTFEQVFRFAWKTLAGAPQ, encoded by the coding sequence GTGGCAGCAGGCTTCCGTGTCGTTCACGTTCTGCTCCGCGATCGGTTCGGAAGACTTCTTCTGCAGCAGATCGCCGCAGAGCACGATCGCCACGCGCTGCAGTGGGGATCGTCCGTCGCGGGTTACGTGCAGGCCGGCGAGAGCTACGAGAGCGCCGCGCGGCGGAAGGTCGCCGAGGAGCTCGGGATCGCCGAATTGCCTTTGCGCCATCTCGGCACGACTTCGATGCGCGACGGCGCCGCAACGAAGTTCATCGGTGTCTTCCTCGGCGCGATCGACGAGGGGAGCCTGCATCCGAATCCGAGTGATTTCGCTGCGGTGGATCTCGTGCCGTTGAGCGATCTGCAGCGTGAGTTGGCGTGTGGCAGCCGCCAGTTCACACCGACGTTCGAACAGGTCTTCCGCTTCGCATGGAAGACGCTGGCAGGAGCCCCGCAGTGA
- a CDS encoding S-(hydroxymethyl)glutathione dehydrogenase/class III alcohol dehydrogenase translates to MIRSRAAVAWEAKQPLEVIEVEVQEPQAGEVLVRNVATGVCHTDAYTLSGADPEGLFPSILGHEGAGVVEAVGEGVTSVQPGDHVIPLYTPECRRCKFCLSGKTNLCQAIRATQGQGLMPDGTSRFSANGKMLHHYMGTSTFSEYTVLPEISVAKIRKDAPLEKVCLLGCGVTTGIGAVLNTAKVQPGETVAIFGLGGIGLSAIIGAQMAKAGRIIGIDLNPAKFEIARQLGATDVVDPKDFGKPIQQVIVEMTDGGVDHSFECIGNVQVMRAALECAHKGWGQSVIIGVAGAGQEICTRPFQLVTGRIWKGSAFGGVKGRTELPGYVDWSMEGKIPLDTFITHTMPLERINEAFDLMHEGKSIRSVIHFGAKA, encoded by the coding sequence ATGATCAGGTCGCGCGCAGCCGTAGCGTGGGAGGCGAAGCAGCCTCTCGAAGTAATCGAGGTGGAGGTCCAGGAGCCGCAGGCCGGCGAGGTGCTGGTGCGCAACGTCGCCACCGGCGTCTGCCACACCGACGCCTATACGCTCTCCGGCGCCGATCCCGAGGGGCTCTTCCCATCGATCCTCGGCCACGAGGGCGCCGGCGTCGTCGAGGCGGTGGGCGAAGGCGTGACCTCGGTGCAGCCGGGTGATCACGTGATCCCGCTCTACACGCCGGAGTGCCGCCGCTGCAAATTCTGCCTCTCCGGCAAGACCAACCTCTGCCAGGCGATCCGCGCCACCCAGGGCCAGGGCCTGATGCCCGACGGCACCAGCCGCTTCTCCGCGAACGGCAAGATGCTCCACCACTACATGGGCACCTCCACCTTCTCCGAGTACACGGTGCTCCCGGAGATCTCGGTGGCGAAGATCCGCAAGGACGCGCCGCTGGAGAAGGTCTGCCTGCTCGGCTGCGGCGTCACCACCGGCATCGGCGCCGTCCTCAACACGGCGAAGGTGCAGCCCGGCGAGACGGTGGCGATCTTCGGCCTCGGCGGCATCGGCCTCTCGGCAATCATCGGCGCGCAGATGGCGAAGGCCGGCCGGATCATCGGCATCGATTTGAACCCTGCGAAATTCGAGATCGCCAGGCAGCTCGGCGCTACCGACGTGGTCGACCCGAAGGACTTCGGCAAACCGATCCAGCAGGTGATCGTCGAGATGACCGACGGCGGCGTGGATCACTCCTTCGAGTGCATCGGCAACGTGCAGGTGATGCGGGCGGCGCTCGAGTGCGCGCACAAGGGCTGGGGCCAGTCGGTGATCATCGGCGTCGCCGGCGCCGGGCAGGAGATCTGCACCCGCCCCTTCCAGCTGGTCACCGGCCGCATCTGGAAGGGCTCGGCCTTCGGCGGCGTGAAGGGCCGCACCGAGCTGCCGGGCTACGTCGATTGGTCGATGGAGGGGAAGATCCCCCTCGACACCTTCATCACCCACACCATGCCGCTGGAGCGGATCAACGAGGCCTTCGATCTGATGCACGAGGGCAAGAGCATCCGCTCGGTGATCCACTTCGGAGCGAAGGCGTGA
- the fghA gene encoding S-formylglutathione hydrolase encodes MKRIASNKAFGGLQLRYQHTSTTLGCEMICGVYLPPQALAGEKVPVLYWLSGLTCTDENFVQKAGAQRMAAELGIALVAPDTSPRGPDVPGDPEGAWDFGLGAGFYVDATQEPWARHYRMHDYVVHELPQLVEAELPFSGRRGISGHSMGGHGALVCALRNPGRYQSLSAFAPITNPTESAWGQKAFSRFFGEDREAWAGWDATRLIGSARERLPILVDQGDADGFLDKLQPDHLERAAQAAGHPLELRMQPGYDHSYFFVATFIEDHLRHHARALF; translated from the coding sequence GTGAAGCGCATCGCGAGCAACAAGGCCTTCGGCGGCCTGCAGCTCCGCTACCAGCACACCTCGACGACCCTCGGCTGCGAGATGATCTGCGGCGTCTACCTGCCGCCGCAGGCCCTCGCAGGCGAAAAGGTGCCGGTGCTCTACTGGCTCTCGGGGCTCACCTGCACCGACGAGAACTTCGTGCAGAAGGCCGGCGCCCAGCGCATGGCGGCGGAGCTGGGGATCGCGTTGGTGGCCCCGGACACCAGCCCCCGCGGCCCCGACGTGCCCGGTGATCCGGAGGGAGCCTGGGACTTCGGCCTCGGCGCCGGCTTCTACGTCGACGCGACGCAGGAGCCCTGGGCCCGGCACTACCGGATGCACGACTACGTGGTGCACGAGCTCCCGCAGCTGGTCGAGGCGGAGCTGCCCTTCTCGGGAAGGCGCGGGATCTCCGGCCACTCGATGGGCGGCCACGGCGCGCTCGTCTGCGCGCTCCGCAATCCGGGCCGCTACCAGTCGCTCTCCGCCTTCGCCCCCATCACCAACCCGACCGAGTCGGCGTGGGGGCAGAAGGCCTTCTCCCGCTTCTTCGGCGAGGATCGGGAGGCGTGGGCCGGCTGGGATGCCACGCGGCTGATCGGCAGCGCGCGGGAGCGGCTGCCGATCCTCGTCGATCAGGGTGACGCCGACGGCTTCCTCGACAAGCTGCAGCCCGATCATCTCGAACGGGCGGCGCAGGCAGCGGGCCATCCGCTCGAGCTGCGGATGCAGCCCGGCTACGACCACAGCTATTTCTTCGTGGCGACCTTCATCGAAGATCACCTGCGCCACCACGCCCGGGCGCTCTTCTAG
- a CDS encoding alpha/beta hydrolase, whose product MRAVPALLLATLLLAACGESDSTDRNDLAPGGNGGSGGAGGSGGGGPVAEPIVWGACPSGEGECTLVDVPLDWEAPEGERIEFFVRRIRTAAAESKGQLWLLQGGPGAAGWAFNNYAPYFQELVPGYDIYIPDYRGNGYSAWLGCEGQDGDTYRPSCGNALLEQWGEGLAHFNTSAAARDIGTTIERIRQPGERVYLFGTSYGTFMLNRYLTLFPDQADAAILDSVCPASGCDVRMDRNFVGVAEHVYELCAADAFCASKLGADPWAKLMDVLARFEQGHCADFYGGYPNNRRILEALALYTVGSREIAPIGLAAAYRADRCNAEDVAALQTLTRQLFGIGRFDLSGDHSSIYLGNNVIFSEFWPEGLDRAAAEAEIAALPLQSGALLGRLEQREIWPWPFYETAPELMDWSRTETPILLLNGDLDGQTTLAGLAGVEETFQNESQHFVSVPLAGHGVIFNSPMSPNHARMTCGMELVANFFGAPEGELDTGCAQASPTIDFEGHPAYAQQLFGTADVWENEETTGTAMQLPLTPFQEKALEDLRRLLAETVR is encoded by the coding sequence ATGCGCGCAGTACCCGCCTTGCTTCTTGCCACGCTTCTCCTCGCCGCCTGCGGGGAGAGCGATTCCACTGACCGCAACGACCTCGCCCCTGGTGGCAACGGAGGGAGCGGCGGCGCTGGCGGCAGCGGGGGTGGCGGGCCGGTCGCGGAGCCGATCGTCTGGGGCGCCTGCCCGAGCGGCGAGGGCGAGTGCACCCTCGTCGACGTGCCGCTCGATTGGGAGGCGCCCGAGGGGGAGCGGATCGAGTTCTTCGTCCGCCGGATCCGCACCGCCGCAGCCGAGTCGAAGGGCCAGCTCTGGCTCCTCCAGGGTGGTCCGGGCGCCGCCGGCTGGGCCTTCAACAACTACGCGCCCTACTTCCAGGAGCTCGTCCCGGGCTACGACATCTACATCCCCGACTACCGCGGGAACGGCTATTCCGCGTGGCTCGGCTGCGAGGGCCAGGACGGCGACACCTACCGTCCCTCCTGTGGCAACGCCCTCCTCGAGCAGTGGGGCGAGGGGCTCGCGCACTTCAACACCAGCGCCGCCGCCCGGGACATCGGCACCACCATCGAGCGGATCCGGCAGCCCGGCGAGAGGGTCTACCTCTTCGGCACCTCGTACGGCACCTTCATGCTCAACCGCTACCTGACCCTCTTCCCGGATCAGGCGGACGCGGCGATCCTCGACTCGGTCTGCCCGGCGAGCGGCTGCGACGTGCGCATGGATCGCAACTTCGTCGGGGTGGCGGAGCACGTCTACGAGCTCTGCGCCGCCGACGCCTTCTGCGCTTCGAAGTTGGGCGCCGATCCCTGGGCGAAGCTGATGGACGTGCTCGCCCGCTTCGAGCAGGGCCACTGCGCCGACTTCTACGGCGGCTACCCGAACAACCGGCGGATTCTCGAGGCGCTGGCGCTCTACACCGTCGGCAGCAGGGAGATCGCGCCGATCGGCCTCGCCGCCGCCTACCGCGCCGATCGCTGCAACGCCGAGGACGTGGCGGCGCTGCAGACCCTGACCCGCCAGCTCTTCGGGATCGGCCGCTTCGACCTCTCCGGCGACCACTCCTCGATCTACCTCGGCAACAACGTGATCTTCTCGGAGTTCTGGCCCGAGGGCCTCGACCGCGCCGCCGCGGAGGCGGAGATCGCCGCGCTGCCGCTGCAGTCGGGCGCGCTACTGGGTCGCCTCGAGCAGCGCGAGATCTGGCCCTGGCCCTTCTACGAGACCGCCCCGGAGCTGATGGACTGGTCGCGGACCGAGACCCCGATCCTCCTGCTCAACGGCGATCTCGACGGCCAGACCACGCTGGCCGGCCTCGCGGGGGTCGAGGAGACGTTCCAGAACGAGAGCCAGCACTTCGTCTCGGTGCCCCTCGCCGGCCACGGCGTGATCTTCAACTCGCCGATGTCGCCGAACCACGCGCGCATGACCTGCGGCATGGAGCTCGTCGCCAACTTCTTCGGCGCACCGGAAGGCGAGCTCGACACGGGCTGCGCCCAGGCGTCGCCGACCATCGACTTCGAAGGCCATCCTGCCTACGCGCAGCAGCTCTTCGGCACCGCCGACGTCTGGGAGAACGAGGAGACCACCGGCACCGCCATGCAGCTGCCGCTCACCCCGTTCCAGGAGAAGGCCCTCGAGGATCTGCGGCGGCTGCTGGCGGAGACCGTTCGCTAG
- a CDS encoding MBL fold metallo-hydrolase, with protein sequence MERPRLVTIDAEYLHPGLAACYLRVQDGEAAFVETNTAHAVPRLLAALQAEGLAPEAVRWVIVTHVHLDHAGGAAALLAALPNATLVAHPRAARHLIDPSKLVASATAVYGAERFAQLYGSLDPIPAERVRTMEDGEQLFLGEAPLHFLHTRGHANHHFAVHDPARDTVYTGDTFGLVYPRLQRAGRFAFPSTSPTDFDAAEARASIDRILALGTATVCPTHFGEVDDPARTAAQLRWWIDRSEALVEEAVALAPAQAEVHVRAGVAAAMEEAAARAGLQLDEEDRELLAMDLDLNAQGLAWAAARRR encoded by the coding sequence ATGGAAAGGCCCCGCCTCGTCACCATCGACGCCGAATACCTCCACCCCGGCCTCGCCGCCTGCTACCTCCGGGTCCAGGACGGCGAGGCCGCCTTCGTGGAGACCAACACCGCCCACGCGGTGCCGCGCCTCCTCGCGGCGCTGCAGGCGGAAGGGCTCGCGCCGGAGGCGGTGCGCTGGGTGATCGTCACCCACGTCCACCTCGATCACGCAGGCGGCGCCGCGGCGCTCCTCGCGGCCCTGCCCAACGCCACCCTGGTGGCCCACCCGCGGGCGGCGCGGCATCTGATCGATCCCTCGAAGCTCGTCGCTTCCGCCACCGCGGTCTACGGCGCGGAGCGCTTCGCGCAGCTCTACGGCTCCCTCGATCCGATCCCCGCCGAGCGGGTGCGGACGATGGAGGACGGCGAGCAGCTCTTTCTCGGCGAGGCGCCGCTCCACTTCCTCCACACCCGGGGCCACGCCAACCACCACTTCGCCGTCCACGACCCCGCCCGCGACACCGTCTATACCGGCGATACCTTCGGCCTCGTCTACCCGCGGCTGCAGCGGGCGGGGCGTTTCGCCTTCCCCTCCACCAGCCCCACCGACTTCGACGCGGCGGAGGCTCGGGCGAGCATCGATCGGATCCTCGCGCTCGGGACCGCGACCGTCTGCCCCACCCACTTCGGCGAGGTGGACGATCCGGCGCGGACCGCCGCGCAGCTGCGCTGGTGGATCGATCGCTCGGAGGCGCTGGTCGAGGAGGCGGTGGCCCTCGCGCCGGCGCAGGCGGAAGTCCACGTTCGTGCCGGCGTCGCCGCCGCCATGGAAGAGGCCGCCGCAAGGGCGGGGCTGCAGCTGGACGAGGAGGATCGCGAGCTGCTCGCCATGGACCTCGACCTCAACGCCCAGGGCCTCGCCTGGGCCGCCGCGCGACGGCGCTGA
- a CDS encoding alpha/beta fold hydrolase yields MDKRLLFVLPLALAACGEAERLNPEPADVALAVHWEACAEGPGSCASIEVPLDWNAPGDETLPFFVRRIPTAEPVSKGQLWLLEGGPGAAGWGFVEVAAIFQSIAPGYDLYLPDYRGTGNSSWLGCEDRGYAFETDPDCMAALLARHGEDLRHYDTTSAALDIGNTIEAIRGAGERVYVYGVSYGTFAVNRYLTLFPDQADGAILDSVCPPTGCDVMMDRNFVEVARFVFEGCAADPLCGEKLGDDPWGKLLDLLGRLEAGHCEAFLGYPSNRIVLEQLVGYATNDAFTAAVATSAVHRLGRCDEADVAALDNLVDWMRNGMGAGFGPGAGSGAAFSPYLSDHVVFSEFWPEGLDRETAEEILAELPFQTGALLSWVEAKDRWSFPPSHTPDSLYAWAPTETPLLLLNGDLDGQTPIDAIRDAEAAFVNEAQHLVEVPLANHGVLATSAFTAEREDFTCGMEIAAAFLADPQGAPKTGCIDRIPGFDFAGPPGLAAALYGTADLWENDAAQGIHIAPALRPAQERALTSLREKLQGPLRF; encoded by the coding sequence ATGGACAAGCGCCTGCTCTTCGTTCTCCCCCTCGCCCTCGCCGCCTGCGGCGAGGCGGAACGTCTCAATCCCGAGCCCGCCGACGTCGCGCTCGCCGTGCACTGGGAGGCCTGCGCCGAAGGACCCGGCAGCTGCGCCAGCATCGAGGTCCCGCTCGACTGGAACGCCCCCGGCGACGAGACGCTGCCCTTCTTCGTGCGGCGGATCCCCACCGCCGAGCCGGTCTCGAAGGGCCAGCTCTGGCTCCTCGAGGGCGGGCCCGGCGCTGCGGGTTGGGGGTTCGTCGAGGTCGCGGCGATCTTCCAGTCGATTGCCCCGGGCTACGATCTCTACCTCCCCGATTACCGCGGCACCGGCAACTCCTCGTGGCTGGGCTGCGAAGATCGGGGCTACGCCTTCGAGACCGATCCCGACTGCATGGCGGCGCTCCTCGCGCGCCACGGCGAGGACCTGCGCCACTACGACACCACCTCCGCCGCCCTCGACATCGGCAACACCATCGAAGCGATCCGCGGCGCGGGCGAGCGGGTCTACGTCTACGGCGTCTCCTACGGCACCTTCGCGGTGAACCGCTACCTCACGCTCTTCCCCGACCAGGCGGACGGCGCGATCCTCGACTCCGTCTGCCCGCCCACCGGCTGCGACGTGATGATGGACCGCAACTTCGTCGAGGTGGCCCGCTTCGTCTTCGAGGGCTGCGCCGCCGATCCGCTCTGCGGGGAGAAGCTCGGCGACGACCCCTGGGGCAAGCTGCTGGACCTCCTCGGTCGCCTCGAGGCCGGCCATTGCGAGGCCTTCCTCGGCTATCCCAGCAACCGGATCGTCCTCGAGCAGCTGGTGGGCTACGCCACCAACGACGCCTTCACCGCAGCGGTGGCGACCTCGGCGGTCCACCGGCTCGGCCGCTGCGACGAGGCCGACGTGGCAGCCCTCGACAACCTCGTCGACTGGATGCGCAACGGCATGGGCGCCGGCTTCGGCCCCGGCGCCGGGAGCGGCGCGGCCTTCTCGCCCTACCTGAGCGACCACGTGGTCTTCTCCGAGTTCTGGCCGGAGGGGCTCGATCGCGAGACGGCGGAGGAGATCCTCGCCGAGCTCCCCTTCCAGACCGGCGCGCTCCTCTCCTGGGTGGAGGCGAAGGATCGCTGGAGCTTCCCGCCCTCGCACACCCCCGACTCGCTTTACGCCTGGGCGCCCACCGAGACGCCGCTGCTGCTGCTCAACGGCGACCTCGACGGCCAGACGCCGATCGACGCCATCCGCGACGCGGAGGCCGCCTTCGTGAACGAGGCGCAGCACCTGGTCGAGGTGCCGCTCGCCAACCACGGCGTGCTCGCCACCTCCGCCTTCACCGCCGAGCGCGAGGATTTCACCTGCGGCATGGAGATCGCCGCTGCCTTCCTCGCCGATCCCCAGGGCGCGCCGAAGACCGGCTGCATCGACCGGATCCCGGGCTTCGACTTCGCCGGGCCGCCGGGCCTCGCCGCGGCGCTCTACGGCACCGCCGATCTCTGGGAGAACGACGCGGCGCAGGGGATCCACATCGCCCCGGCGCTGCGCCCGGCGCAGGAGCGCGCCCTCACCTCGCTGCGGGAGAAGCTGCAGGGGCCGCTGCGCTTCTGA
- a CDS encoding MBL fold metallo-hydrolase has translation MRKRRRLLAAVVALLLAAAIVLFFVTTDGGASLGASAEGERLARMEASPRWAGGGFENDPPVPTMDTSKITAALRSYLDRGGPAEPQGEVPLVEGPGPEVPPASGLRLRWLGHSTVLFEIDGARILTDPIFSDRASPSTLVGPHRFHPLPVEPAALPPLDAVLLSHDHYDHLDMETVRLLAAQGVPFFAPLGVGAHLERWGVPPAQIHEFDWWQEAEVAGVRLVATPSQHFSGRGLLDRNATLWTSWSLVGPRHRVFFSGDTGLTPLLGEVGTRLGPFDVALFEIGAFHPAWGTIHLGPDGALEALRLVQGRALLPIHWATFDLGPHPWAEPPERLFERARAAGVRLLTPQVGEVLEPALAPPPRPWWRHLK, from the coding sequence ATGCGCAAGCGCCGCCGCCTCCTCGCCGCCGTCGTGGCCCTCCTCCTCGCGGCGGCGATCGTCCTCTTCTTCGTGACCACCGACGGCGGCGCCTCCCTCGGCGCCTCGGCCGAAGGCGAGCGGCTCGCACGGATGGAGGCCTCGCCGCGCTGGGCTGGCGGCGGCTTCGAGAACGACCCGCCGGTGCCGACGATGGACACCAGCAAGATCACCGCGGCGCTCCGCTCCTATCTCGATCGCGGCGGCCCTGCGGAACCGCAGGGCGAGGTGCCGCTGGTCGAGGGGCCCGGGCCCGAGGTGCCGCCGGCGAGCGGCCTGCGGCTGCGCTGGCTCGGCCACTCCACCGTGCTCTTCGAGATCGACGGCGCCCGCATCCTCACCGATCCGATCTTCTCAGACCGGGCCTCGCCGTCGACGCTGGTGGGCCCGCACCGCTTCCACCCGCTCCCCGTCGAGCCTGCGGCGCTGCCGCCCCTGGACGCGGTGCTCCTCTCCCACGACCACTACGACCACCTCGACATGGAGACGGTGCGCCTGCTCGCGGCGCAGGGCGTCCCCTTCTTCGCGCCGCTGGGCGTCGGCGCACATCTCGAGCGCTGGGGCGTGCCGCCGGCGCAGATCCACGAATTCGACTGGTGGCAGGAGGCCGAGGTCGCCGGGGTGCGGCTGGTGGCGACGCCTTCGCAGCATTTCTCCGGCCGTGGGCTCCTCGATCGCAACGCCACCCTCTGGACCTCCTGGAGCCTGGTCGGACCGAGACACCGGGTCTTCTTCAGCGGCGACACCGGCCTCACCCCGCTCCTCGGCGAGGTAGGCACGAGGCTCGGGCCCTTCGACGTGGCGCTCTTCGAGATCGGCGCCTTCCATCCTGCCTGGGGCACGATCCACCTCGGCCCCGACGGCGCCCTCGAGGCGCTGCGGCTGGTGCAGGGCAGGGCGCTCCTGCCCATCCACTGGGCCACCTTCGACCTCGGGCCCCACCCCTGGGCGGAGCCGCCGGAGCGCCTCTTCGAGCGGGCGCGCGCTGCAGGCGTGCGCCTCCTCACCCCGCAGGTGGGCGAGGTGCTGGAGCCGGCGCTGGCGCCGCCGCCCAGGCCCTGGTGGCGCCACCTGAAATAG
- a CDS encoding LysR family transcriptional regulator: MFDWSDLRIFLAVHRTGSFSAAARQLRINATTVGRRIEALEAALGAALFDRMPDGLRPTEAATEIRVHAESMEAQAFAIERKLGGRELAGGVVLRRELWLVLHPQLRRAPLVRAVADHLTEAIEARATLLAGEAA, encoded by the coding sequence ATGTTCGACTGGTCGGATCTGCGGATCTTCCTGGCGGTGCACCGCACCGGCAGCTTCTCGGCGGCGGCGCGGCAGCTGCGCATCAACGCCACCACCGTCGGCAGGCGCATCGAGGCGCTCGAGGCGGCGTTGGGCGCCGCTCTCTTCGACCGGATGCCCGATGGGCTGCGCCCGACGGAGGCTGCAACCGAGATCCGGGTGCACGCCGAGTCGATGGAGGCGCAGGCCTTCGCCATCGAGCGCAAGCTCGGCGGCAGGGAGCTCGCCGGCGGCGTTGTGCTCCGGCGCGAATTGTGGCTGGTGCTCCACCCCCAGTTGCGCAGGGCGCCGTTGGTGCGCGCCGTTGCCGACCACCTCACCGAGGCGATCGAGGCCCGCGCGACGCTCCTCGCAGGCGAGGCTGCATAG